In Candidatus Margulisiibacteriota bacterium, the following proteins share a genomic window:
- a CDS encoding tetratricopeptide repeat protein, translating into MTKISRLQKFIGTLALVTAAAGGQQAYQRLYLSKQTANQIVVPPQTGMYHGVMANLAADKEHLYCFAQMSGQHIDLAQRFVKLREMMSATPFPHKEAVEMKKTGGALNIIIEPGSGSQSRSQFLGIKGIIDGTYNEGITNFATGAKDFGGPVLVSFRADPSHQISTDQAKAAFQKIRALSLTAGATNITWVWQVNPNDPSSWQTPPPADEFQWVQVSAYNEGGLELLKQTLPGIKALGKPIIVEFGSSGSPAEQATYINQAVAFFSREKIGATIFMNISQLEGRTFRPWGLTDPAAKTAYQAALRPLDLTANITTGNGISPDRADPLSPLPHCPAIESRYSNHEELERINDLIEHLENLDLISPTLGPINAKDANLRRIDRAKTLAELAELLKDPGYLQQAEEALKDADKKPDEGINYHPRVQYVREYFEVILQMAKIQLLLGNLPKAIQTYERLIQEFSPEGKEIMVAQQIHQHSVPGYLARTRLELADLYFSQGMFEKAEPYYQEVSAWGKAEAEKSAFRHYREAADSDQIKYLEAKAQLGLAFINLHKAKGDYSAAKSLFQSVLAWEKTGQLSSSDRSFNWAFGQVTNERRPFLDLAFASLIGILRVSAATATNLEEAKANFDKAIDWPKLNRYDYLKKILLMPEVDLTTAPNRWQLMIDALSSINLPEPMKKELETVRLIDDGQH; encoded by the coding sequence ATGACCAAAATTAGCAGACTCCAGAAGTTTATCGGAACATTAGCGCTGGTTACCGCCGCGGCCGGCGGACAGCAGGCTTATCAGCGGTTGTATCTGTCCAAGCAAACCGCCAACCAGATAGTTGTCCCGCCCCAAACCGGCATGTACCACGGGGTAATGGCCAATTTAGCGGCGGACAAAGAACACCTCTACTGTTTTGCCCAGATGTCCGGCCAGCACATCGACCTGGCGCAGCGTTTCGTTAAACTTCGGGAAATGATGTCCGCCACCCCCTTTCCGCATAAAGAAGCGGTCGAAATGAAAAAAACCGGGGGGGCCCTTAACATTATTATTGAACCGGGAAGCGGCAGCCAATCCCGCAGTCAGTTTCTGGGAATAAAAGGGATAATTGATGGGACATATAATGAAGGCATTACCAACTTCGCCACCGGGGCCAAAGATTTTGGCGGACCGGTCCTAGTTTCTTTCCGCGCCGATCCCTCCCACCAGATCTCCACCGATCAGGCAAAAGCCGCCTTTCAAAAGATCCGCGCGCTCTCTCTTACGGCCGGCGCCACTAACATCACTTGGGTCTGGCAGGTCAATCCGAACGATCCTTCTTCGTGGCAAACACCCCCCCCAGCCGATGAATTCCAATGGGTCCAGGTCTCCGCTTATAACGAAGGGGGCCTCGAACTGCTGAAACAAACTCTCCCGGGGATAAAAGCCCTGGGCAAGCCGATAATCGTGGAATTCGGCAGTTCCGGTTCGCCGGCGGAGCAAGCGACCTACATCAATCAAGCGGTCGCCTTTTTTAGCCGGGAAAAAATAGGCGCGACCATCTTCATGAATATCTCCCAACTGGAAGGCCGCACTTTTCGGCCGTGGGGCTTGACCGACCCAGCGGCTAAAACGGCGTATCAAGCCGCCCTGCGCCCGCTTGATCTGACGGCCAATATTACAACCGGTAACGGGATTAGCCCCGATCGCGCTGATCCTCTTTCGCCGCTCCCTCATTGCCCGGCTATCGAAAGCCGCTATTCCAATCACGAAGAATTGGAACGCATTAATGACCTTATTGAACACCTTGAGAACCTCGACTTGATCAGCCCAACCCTTGGACCGATCAACGCTAAAGACGCCAACTTAAGACGGATTGATCGGGCGAAAACACTCGCTGAACTGGCCGAGCTTCTCAAAGATCCCGGCTATCTGCAGCAAGCGGAAGAAGCGTTAAAGGATGCCGACAAGAAACCCGACGAAGGGATCAATTACCATCCCCGCGTTCAGTACGTCAGAGAGTATTTTGAAGTTATTCTCCAAATGGCAAAAATTCAACTCCTGCTGGGCAATCTGCCAAAGGCCATTCAGACCTATGAGCGGCTTATTCAGGAATTCTCGCCCGAAGGCAAGGAAATAATGGTCGCCCAGCAGATTCATCAACATTCCGTTCCCGGCTACCTCGCCCGCACCAGGCTGGAACTGGCCGATCTCTATTTCTCTCAAGGAATGTTCGAGAAAGCGGAACCATATTATCAAGAAGTCTCCGCTTGGGGGAAAGCTGAAGCCGAAAAAAGCGCTTTTCGTCATTATCGGGAAGCCGCTGATTCCGACCAGATCAAGTATCTTGAAGCTAAAGCCCAGCTTGGACTCGCTTTCATCAACCTTCATAAGGCCAAGGGTGATTACTCCGCGGCCAAAAGCTTGTTCCAAAGCGTCCTCGCCTGGGAAAAAACGGGGCAATTAAGCTCATCCGACCGTTCATTTAACTGGGCGTTCGGCCAGGTCACGAACGAACGTCGGCCGTTTTTGGACCTCGCGTTCGCTTCACTTATCGGCATCTTACGGGTTTCGGCCGCGACCGCGACGAACCTGGAGGAAGCAAAGGCCAACTTCGACAAGGCCATTGACTGGCCAAAGCTCAACCGTTATGATTACTTAAAGAAAATTCTGCTGATGCCTGAAGTCGATCTGACCACCGCGCCCAATCGCTGGCAATTAATGATTGACGCTTTGTCCAGCATCAATCTGCCGGAGCCAATGAAAAAAGAATTAGAAACAGTGAGGTTAATAGACGATGGTCAACATTAA
- a CDS encoding glycosyltransferase, producing MKIKKIVYVIPAYNSVVRLGEARFHNTVVRTRNIVLAQNPENIVLVVNNSSTQSNSLAVLSAARRPGATAISVPQIGPAYARFRGIDHAFQRLGADLAIMGDDDLHVKPSAIPALSRAIVNGADLAIGVRSCGNLLSHPLWQFGLESALNFYASYRLDIWPAKLSLFSFGTDFISGGMAFGREGWENFRRYVNEETMKKLGTACTFFPGVYKRLGLKIDTVRVDGPYEGNYWQDTFNPEQFRKRVRTIKSDFHDAKAALELPLPGKDGLGL from the coding sequence ATGAAAATAAAAAAAATCGTTTACGTCATCCCGGCTTATAATTCCGTCGTCAGATTGGGCGAGGCCCGCTTTCACAATACCGTCGTGCGGACCAGGAACATTGTCCTCGCTCAAAACCCCGAAAATATCGTCTTGGTCGTCAACAACAGCAGCACTCAAAGCAACAGCCTGGCCGTCCTCTCGGCGGCGCGCCGGCCGGGGGCGACCGCGATCTCGGTCCCGCAGATCGGGCCGGCTTATGCCCGCTTCCGCGGCATTGATCATGCTTTCCAACGCCTGGGGGCCGACCTCGCCATCATGGGAGACGACGATCTGCACGTCAAGCCGTCCGCCATTCCCGCCTTAAGCCGCGCCATCGTCAACGGCGCCGATTTGGCGATCGGGGTCAGAAGCTGCGGCAACCTCCTCTCCCACCCGCTCTGGCAATTCGGCTTGGAAAGCGCGCTCAATTTTTACGCCTCTTATCGGCTCGATATCTGGCCGGCAAAGCTTTCCCTCTTTTCTTTCGGCACCGATTTTATCAGCGGCGGGATGGCCTTCGGCCGGGAGGGCTGGGAAAATTTTCGCCGTTACGTTAACGAAGAAACGATGAAAAAACTGGGGACCGCCTGTACTTTTTTCCCCGGGGTCTACAAACGGCTTGGCCTCAAGATCGACACCGTCAGGGTCGACGGTCCTTATGAAGGCAACTACTGGCAGGACACTTTCAACCCGGAACAATTCCGCAAAAGAGTCCGGACAATAAAATCAGATTTTCATGACGCCAAGGCGGCGCTGGAACTCCCGCTGCCGGGAAAGGATGGCCTGGGATTATGA
- a CDS encoding radical SAM protein, whose amino-acid sequence MSLKPTGLFAETIPRSLLPKSTNRSIAEAMRRLQHQDATKKNYGMYGFGKWIHHPDQVKTFLSGRLYEVTPVTAEFAPSLECDMGCPRCTYQEQRLLTAEERGRRLMDVKLAAHILDEFKAANLRGVIFSGGGEPFTHPEIIPMMRRTKSLGMQIGVFSNGTHLTKEDAIILLTELEVVFLRISLYLDKPAHLPKVLELLKFIAKVKHETKSPTAVGLGLLVNPRTSDSLATIGDLFQEIMMDGTRQVGQLDSAAFRPEVCYPWYDGTQREQYPQALFDEFIRNFEYHIVPDSQFLPNFRPLAIEERFRDINHRQQKQFGLCTANPWRISVGYDGGVHLCTEHNGNPFFRIGDFSTQSFREIWHGQRRREVLWELNHGAFQKRCPPICVKTYDNKMFWDILALNQRQLEAFLTELVILQKGTHPAHNFP is encoded by the coding sequence ATGAGCCTTAAACCGACCGGCCTTTTCGCCGAAACCATCCCCCGTTCGCTTCTCCCTAAAAGCACGAACCGAAGCATTGCTGAAGCGATGCGGCGGCTCCAACATCAGGATGCCACCAAAAAAAATTATGGCATGTACGGATTTGGGAAATGGATCCATCATCCCGATCAAGTTAAAACTTTTTTAAGCGGACGGCTCTACGAAGTCACGCCGGTCACCGCCGAATTCGCCCCGTCGTTGGAATGCGACATGGGTTGCCCGCGCTGCACTTATCAGGAACAACGGCTTTTGACCGCGGAAGAACGCGGCCGCCGCTTGATGGACGTTAAACTGGCCGCGCACATTTTAGATGAATTTAAAGCCGCCAACCTTCGCGGCGTCATTTTTTCCGGCGGAGGCGAACCGTTCACCCATCCGGAAATAATCCCGATGATGCGCCGCACAAAATCGTTGGGCATGCAGATTGGCGTCTTCTCCAACGGCACTCATCTGACTAAAGAAGACGCGATCATTCTCCTGACCGAGCTGGAGGTCGTCTTTTTGCGGATCAGTCTTTACCTGGACAAGCCCGCCCACTTACCGAAAGTCCTGGAGCTTTTAAAATTTATCGCCAAGGTCAAACATGAAACAAAATCACCGACGGCCGTCGGGCTTGGCCTCCTGGTTAACCCCAGGACCAGCGATAGCTTGGCGACCATTGGGGATCTTTTCCAGGAAATCATGATGGATGGGACCCGCCAGGTCGGGCAGCTCGATTCCGCCGCCTTCCGTCCGGAAGTCTGCTATCCCTGGTACGACGGGACCCAAAGAGAACAATACCCGCAGGCTTTATTCGACGAATTCATTCGAAACTTCGAGTACCATATTGTTCCGGACTCTCAATTTCTGCCGAATTTTCGGCCGCTGGCAATCGAAGAAAGGTTCCGGGACATCAATCATCGTCAGCAGAAACAATTCGGGCTCTGCACCGCCAATCCCTGGCGGATCAGCGTTGGTTACGACGGCGGCGTCCATCTCTGCACCGAACATAACGGTAATCCATTTTTCCGGATCGGCGATTTCAGCACCCAAAGTTTCAGGGAAATCTGGCATGGTCAGCGGCGGCGGGAAGTTCTCTGGGAACTCAACCACGGGGCTTTTCAAAAAAGGTGCCCGCCGATCTGCGTTAAAACTTACGACAATAAAATGTTCTGGGACATTCTCGCCCTTAATCAGCGGCAATTGGAGGCCTTTTTGACCGAGCTTGTTATTTTACAGAAAGGAACGCACCCCGCGCATAACTTTCCCTAA